Proteins from a genomic interval of bacterium:
- the glmS gene encoding glutamine--fructose-6-phosphate transaminase (isomerizing) — protein MCGIIGYIGYRKAVPIVLEGLKKLEYRGYDSSGIAVLEDGALKRFRAEGKINKLEEKIGKENLSGNIALGHTRWATHGKPSEENAHPHTDCSKRLVVVHNGIIENYLGLKTQLISEGHRFESETDTEVIAHLIEDNISKGLLEALRTVLGEINGSYALAVISEDEPDKIVVARSKSPLIIGLGSDENFVGSDVPAFLNYSRQVVYLEDGEVGVLTKDKVKVYKGEVERKFKSVSIKWDSTMAEKVGFDHFMLKEICEQPRAIEETIRGRAEIDTGRIYLEEFKQEHVLIEKLERLVITACGTSWHAGLVGKYLIEDIARIPVEVDYAAEFRYRNPIIDRGTVLLAISQSGETADTLASVEETRKSRCPVVSICNVVGSSLSRESDVVLYTHAGPEIGVASTKAFTTQLVMLYLLAINIAQTKGFLKQAESIELVQNLRLLVKKADELIDKKEEIQRIARKYYQNRNFLYLGRGKGFPVALEGALKLKEVSYIHAEGYPAAEMKHGPIALIDKNMPVVVLALKGRRYEKMLGNIEEIKSRGGRVIVLTDEESPEIKKMADDLIVIPHTSIPLSPVLAVIPLQLLAYYIAVLKGCDVDQPRNLAKSVTVE, from the coding sequence ATGTGTGGAATTATAGGATATATCGGCTATCGTAAAGCAGTTCCAATAGTACTTGAAGGTTTAAAGAAGCTGGAGTATCGCGGTTATGATTCGTCGGGTATTGCTGTTTTAGAGGATGGTGCTCTAAAAAGATTTCGAGCAGAAGGAAAGATAAACAAGTTAGAAGAAAAGATTGGAAAAGAGAATTTATCGGGGAATATAGCATTAGGTCATACCAGATGGGCAACTCATGGAAAACCCTCCGAGGAGAATGCTCATCCGCACACTGACTGCAGTAAACGTCTGGTAGTAGTTCATAATGGAATCATAGAAAATTATCTCGGGCTTAAAACGCAGCTAATCTCAGAAGGACACAGGTTCGAATCTGAAACTGATACAGAGGTAATAGCACACTTAATAGAAGACAACATAAGCAAAGGACTGCTTGAAGCGCTGAGAACGGTATTAGGAGAAATAAATGGTTCTTACGCATTGGCTGTAATTAGCGAAGATGAGCCTGATAAGATAGTAGTTGCCCGTTCTAAGAGTCCTTTAATTATTGGTCTGGGAAGTGACGAAAATTTTGTAGGTTCAGACGTTCCTGCTTTTTTGAATTATTCCAGGCAGGTAGTATATTTGGAGGATGGAGAAGTAGGGGTACTGACAAAGGATAAAGTAAAGGTTTATAAAGGAGAAGTTGAGAGAAAATTTAAAAGCGTATCAATAAAGTGGGATAGTACTATGGCAGAAAAGGTAGGTTTTGACCACTTTATGTTAAAAGAAATATGTGAGCAGCCTCGAGCAATAGAGGAAACAATAAGAGGAAGAGCAGAAATAGATACAGGCAGAATATATTTAGAAGAATTTAAACAGGAACATGTTTTAATTGAGAAATTAGAAAGGCTTGTTATTACTGCCTGCGGTACTTCATGGCATGCTGGTCTGGTAGGCAAATATTTAATTGAGGATATAGCACGTATTCCAGTTGAGGTTGATTATGCAGCTGAATTTAGATATCGAAACCCGATTATCGATCGTGGAACAGTATTATTAGCTATCAGTCAATCAGGTGAAACCGCAGATACTCTGGCATCTGTAGAAGAAACACGAAAGAGCAGGTGTCCTGTAGTTTCCATTTGTAATGTTGTTGGAAGCTCTCTTTCCAGAGAGTCTGATGTGGTTTTGTATACTCATGCCGGACCGGAAATAGGAGTTGCCTCTACTAAGGCTTTTACCACACAATTGGTAATGCTCTATTTATTGGCTATTAATATTGCACAAACAAAGGGATTTTTGAAGCAGGCTGAGAGCATAGAACTGGTTCAAAACCTAAGACTCTTAGTCAAAAAAGCGGACGAATTGATTGACAAAAAAGAAGAGATACAAAGGATTGCCCGTAAGTATTATCAGAACCGGAATTTTTTATATTTGGGACGCGGCAAGGGCTTTCCGGTTGCGCTTGAGGGAGCTCTTAAATTAAAGGAAGTTTCCTATATTCATGCTGAAGGTTATCCTGCAGCTGAGATGAAGCATGGACCTATCGCACTAATAGACAAGAATATGCCGGTGGTAGTTTTAGCTCTCAAGGGGCGCCGCTATGAAAAAATGCTGGGCAATATTGAGGAGATAAAATCAAGAGGCGGGAGGGTTATAGTATTAACAGATGAAGAATCTCCCGAAATTAAGAAAATGGCAGATGATTTGATAGTAATACCTCATACCTCTATTCCACTGTCGCCTGTTTTAGCTGTTATCCCGCTTCAATTATTAGCATATTATATAGCAGTATTAAAAGGTTGTGATGTTGATCAGCCCCGTAATTTAGCTAAAAGTGTAACAGTCGAATAG
- a CDS encoding type II toxin-antitoxin system HicB family antitoxin — translation MKTYNLTVVIEKDEDGRYLAICPALQGCYTEGETEEEAHALIEDAIKLHIEDRLEIGEPIYEEVDVSKVKVAV, via the coding sequence ATGAAGACATATAATTTAACAGTAGTAATCGAAAAAGACGAAGATGGACGATATCTTGCTATATGCCCAGCTCTTCAGGGCTGCTATACAGAGGGAGAAACAGAAGAAGAAGCTCATGCATTGATTGAGGACGCTATTAAACTTCATATCGAGGACCGTCTTGAAATTGGCGAGCCAATTTATGAAGAAGTGGATGTGTCAAAAGTCAAAGTTGCAGTATGA
- a CDS encoding mechanosensitive ion channel family protein has translation MNNSVSSYIICFGILLAAGIANRVLNVMVISRLKKVFSKFKNLKLRIVSKTLDSLSGPMSFLLYTIGIVVIVEILNIPQIAKKGAEHILKIAIAVNVAYFLVKAVDIFMEYLAPYVERTESKLDDQLMPILQKVAKIFIWIITVAVILDNMNYDIKSIIVSMGIGGVAIALAAKDSIANFFGAITIFIDKPFQIGDRVQLEGYDGPIESIGLRSTKIRTFDGTLVAVPNGKVTESIINNIQKRPFIRNVYTISVTYNTSYDKLKKALEILRNVLKNHASTEKYWVYFKEYADYSLNILIMHWCKYTKYQEFLQATEEINLEIKKQFEENQIEFAFPTQSIYLENEEKTKS, from the coding sequence ATGAATAATTCAGTATCCAGTTATATTATTTGTTTTGGCATCCTGCTGGCTGCAGGTATTGCAAACAGGGTATTGAATGTAATGGTAATTAGCAGATTAAAGAAGGTGTTTAGTAAATTTAAGAATTTAAAGTTACGCATCGTGAGTAAGACCTTAGATTCTCTGAGCGGACCTATGTCATTCCTGCTGTATACTATCGGGATAGTAGTAATCGTAGAAATCCTTAATATTCCTCAGATTGCAAAAAAAGGTGCCGAACATATTCTGAAAATAGCGATTGCTGTTAATGTTGCCTATTTTCTTGTTAAGGCAGTTGATATTTTTATGGAATATTTGGCTCCTTATGTTGAAAGGACAGAATCCAAGCTTGATGACCAATTAATGCCTATTCTTCAAAAGGTAGCAAAGATATTCATCTGGATAATAACGGTAGCGGTAATACTGGACAATATGAATTATGATATTAAATCCATTATTGTTAGTATGGGGATTGGAGGTGTTGCGATTGCGCTTGCAGCAAAGGATAGTATTGCTAATTTTTTTGGCGCAATAACGATTTTTATTGACAAGCCTTTTCAGATTGGCGACAGAGTTCAGCTTGAGGGCTATGATGGCCCGATTGAATCTATTGGATTGCGCAGTACAAAGATAAGGACTTTCGATGGCACACTTGTTGCAGTGCCAAATGGCAAGGTTACAGAGTCCATAATCAATAATATTCAGAAGCGTCCATTTATAAGGAATGTGTACACAATAAGTGTTACATATAACACAAGCTATGATAAGCTTAAAAAAGCATTAGAAATATTAAGAAATGTTTTAAAGAATCATGCTTCAACGGAGAAGTACTGGGTATATTTCAAGGAATACGCGGATTACTCTTTGAACATACTTATAATGCACTGGTGTAAATATACAAAATATCAGGAATTTCTTCAGGCAACAGAGGAAATAAATCTGGAAATCAAAAAGCAGTTTGAAGAGAATCAAATAGAATTTGCCTTCCCAACACAGTCAATATATCTGGAGAATGAGGAAAAGACGAAGTCATAA
- a CDS encoding prepilin-type N-terminal cleavage/methylation domain-containing protein, which produces MLDKIRKIWRRTGFTLIELLVVIAIIALLASMLLPGLQKAREMGRRIKCISNLKQIGLAFAMYANDYDDSLPPAQSGSNTSWMHFLSPYCDGIDSDLGTGVLKKIFACPEDKYFNRYYNEGLSTTNPGDNPSYGINYYIACPGNAHQKLRITKISRPTETVLCTDSIHRNEKDPDTESSYYTIDSYNFMSDRHNNGCNILWADFHVTYASETEMNDMITNSDRRTKWWYGE; this is translated from the coding sequence ATGTTAGATAAAATAAGGAAGATTTGGAGAAGGACTGGATTTACGTTGATAGAGCTTCTGGTCGTGATAGCCATCATCGCTTTGCTTGCATCAATGTTACTGCCGGGGCTACAGAAAGCAAGGGAAATGGGAAGACGAATTAAATGCATTAGTAATCTGAAACAGATTGGACTAGCATTTGCAATGTATGCTAATGACTACGACGACTCTTTGCCTCCTGCCCAATCTGGTAGTAATACGTCATGGATGCACTTTCTTTCGCCTTATTGTGACGGAATAGATTCCGACCTTGGAACAGGAGTATTAAAAAAGATTTTTGCATGTCCAGAGGATAAATATTTTAACAGGTATTACAACGAAGGACTTAGCACTACAAATCCAGGCGATAACCCTTCTTATGGAATTAATTACTACATTGCTTGTCCTGGTAATGCTCATCAGAAACTCAGAATTACTAAGATATCCAGACCAACTGAAACTGTGCTTTGCACTGATTCAATACATAGAAATGAGAAAGATCCTGACACTGAGTCCTCTTATTATACAATCGATTCGTATAACTTTATGAGCGATCGGCATAATAACGGATGCAATATCCTTTGGGCTGATTTTCACGTAACATATGCCTCGGAAACAGAAATGAATGACATGATAACTAATTCAGATAGGCGAACAAAATGGTGGTATGGAGAATAA
- a CDS encoding Glu/Leu/Phe/Val dehydrogenase has protein sequence MAFNLWHNALELLNNVAKKINLNEVAHKRLSKCVRELTVSIPVRLDNGGFEVFTGYRVQHNTHRGPSKGGIRFHPDVTLDEVKALAMLMTWKCAVVGIPYGGAKGGVICDPAKMSTGEIERLTRRYTSEIIMIIGPERDIPAPDMNTNAQIMAWIMDTYSMDKGYVVPGVVTGKPVSVGGSQGREEATGRGVTYTALNTLKYFNMDIEDTSIVIQGYGNVGRATAELLYKEGCKIIGVGDVYGSIYNPRGLDIEKLSKHLANTGTVAKYKDADSIENKGLLELKCDILIPAALEGQIKEDNAEKIKAKIIVEAANGPITNEADNILKQKEIYVVPDILANAGGVTVSYFEWVQGLQSYFWSKREVNLKLRDIMTKAFYDVLAISKKENVDMRMAAYMLAVGRVAEAIKIRGLYP, from the coding sequence ATGGCGTTTAATCTGTGGCATAATGCTTTAGAACTTCTTAATAATGTAGCAAAAAAGATAAATCTGAACGAAGTGGCGCATAAGCGACTCAGTAAATGTGTGAGAGAGTTAACAGTTTCTATTCCTGTAAGATTAGATAATGGCGGTTTTGAGGTGTTTACTGGTTATAGGGTGCAGCATAATACACATCGTGGACCCTCTAAAGGCGGAATTAGATTTCATCCGGATGTTACTCTTGATGAAGTCAAAGCATTAGCAATGCTTATGACATGGAAGTGCGCTGTTGTTGGTATACCATACGGTGGAGCAAAGGGCGGAGTTATCTGTGATCCAGCCAAGATGTCAACAGGAGAGATAGAAAGACTCACAAGAAGGTATACTTCTGAAATAATAATGATAATAGGACCTGAGAGAGATATTCCTGCGCCTGATATGAACACGAATGCTCAGATTATGGCGTGGATTATGGATACATACAGCATGGATAAGGGGTATGTTGTTCCTGGTGTAGTAACAGGGAAACCTGTATCTGTAGGCGGTTCTCAGGGAAGGGAAGAAGCTACGGGAAGAGGTGTGACGTACACAGCGTTGAACACACTTAAGTATTTTAATATGGATATAGAGGATACGTCTATTGTTATTCAAGGATACGGCAATGTTGGAAGAGCAACTGCAGAATTGCTTTATAAAGAGGGCTGTAAGATTATAGGTGTCGGTGACGTTTATGGAAGCATCTATAATCCTCGTGGATTAGATATAGAAAAGCTTAGTAAGCATTTGGCCAACACAGGTACTGTGGCTAAATATAAGGATGCAGATTCTATAGAGAATAAGGGTCTGCTTGAGTTAAAGTGTGATATTTTGATACCTGCTGCCTTAGAGGGGCAGATAAAAGAGGATAATGCTGAGAAGATTAAGGCCAAGATTATTGTTGAAGCTGCTAATGGTCCCATAACTAATGAGGCAGATAATATACTGAAACAGAAAGAGATATATGTAGTTCCTGACATTCTGGCAAATGCAGGAGGAGTAACTGTCTCATATTTTGAATGGGTTCAGGGATTACAAAGTTATTTCTGGAGTAAGAGAGAAGTAAATCTCAAACTGAGAGATATTATGACAAAAGCATTTTACGACGTTCTGGCAATATCGAAAAAAGAGAATGTTGATATGAGAATGGCTGCATATATGCTTGCTGTAGGCAGAGTAGCAGAAGCTATAAAGATAAGAGGATTATATCCATAG
- a CDS encoding P-II family nitrogen regulator, whose protein sequence is MLKKIECIVQPFKLKEIKEGFREIAIDGMTITEVSGCGKQKGHLKNVKNNESINFLPKVKIEIVTEEERVEDIIDIIQRLARTGQIGAGKIFVLPVEDVIRVRTRERGRSAIE, encoded by the coding sequence ATGTTAAAGAAAATCGAGTGTATTGTTCAGCCGTTTAAATTAAAAGAGATAAAAGAAGGTTTCAGAGAGATAGCAATTGATGGAATGACAATCACTGAAGTAAGTGGTTGTGGAAAACAAAAGGGGCACCTGAAAAATGTTAAAAATAATGAGTCTATTAATTTTTTGCCAAAAGTGAAGATAGAGATTGTTACTGAGGAGGAAAGGGTTGAGGATATAATTGATATAATACAAAGGCTTGCAAGAACCGGGCAGATCGGCGCAGGGAAAATATTTGTACTGCCTGTTGAAGACGTGATACGTGTTAGAACGAGAGAAAGAGGAAGAAGCGCAATAGAATAA
- the gatB gene encoding Asp-tRNA(Asn)/Glu-tRNA(Gln) amidotransferase subunit GatB — MNYEPVIGLEVHVQLLTKTKIFCGCSTNFGASPNTQTCPVCLGLPGVLPVLNKNVVQSAIKTALATNCTVVERCIFHRKNYFYPDLPKGYQISQYDMPLGENGWIQIKLDGKVKKICITRVHMEEDAGKLIHSENSEDSRTRVDLNRAGVPLLEIVSEPDINSPEEAYQYLVSLKQILEYLEISDCNMEEGSLRCDANISIRPVGESGLGTKAELKNMNSFKGVEKALEYEIIRQKKAIDKGKRVIQETRLWNTDLNRTESMRSKEEAHDYRYFPEPDLVRINIDKEWVSEVKRSLPELPKARRDRLKKKYGLSDYDVEVLTMDKRIADYFEECSKYFSNCKMIANWITGDILAVLKDKKININNLNVSPEQLGELLSLIENGTVSGKIAKDVFQDMVCTGKDAKQIVSEKDLVQLSDEGELVSIIDKIVQQNPKPVDDFRSGKQNALAFLVGQIMRETKGKANPQLVNRILKSKLS, encoded by the coding sequence ATGAATTACGAACCGGTAATTGGGCTGGAAGTTCATGTTCAGCTTTTAACAAAGACTAAAATATTTTGTGGATGCAGTACGAATTTTGGTGCGTCTCCAAATACACAAACATGTCCTGTTTGTCTTGGGCTTCCGGGTGTACTGCCTGTTTTGAATAAGAATGTGGTTCAGTCCGCTATTAAAACAGCATTAGCAACTAATTGTACTGTTGTTGAGAGATGTATATTCCACAGAAAGAACTATTTTTATCCTGATCTTCCAAAAGGTTATCAGATATCGCAATATGATATGCCTCTTGGGGAAAATGGCTGGATTCAGATTAAGCTTGATGGGAAGGTAAAAAAAATATGCATAACCAGAGTTCACATGGAAGAAGACGCTGGGAAGCTGATCCATTCTGAAAATTCAGAAGATTCAAGGACTAGAGTTGATTTAAATAGGGCCGGCGTGCCCTTGCTTGAGATTGTCTCAGAACCTGATATAAACTCTCCTGAGGAAGCATATCAATATCTTGTATCTTTAAAGCAAATACTGGAATATCTGGAGATTTCTGACTGTAATATGGAAGAAGGCAGTCTTCGCTGTGACGCAAATATCTCAATAAGACCTGTGGGAGAAAGCGGACTCGGAACAAAGGCAGAACTAAAAAACATGAATTCATTTAAAGGTGTCGAGAAAGCTCTTGAGTACGAAATTATACGTCAGAAAAAAGCGATTGATAAAGGAAAAAGAGTAATTCAAGAGACACGCCTGTGGAACACAGACCTTAATAGAACAGAATCCATGAGAAGCAAGGAAGAAGCTCATGATTATAGATATTTTCCAGAGCCTGATTTGGTGAGGATAAATATTGATAAAGAATGGGTGAGTGAAGTGAAACGAAGTCTCCCCGAACTTCCAAAAGCACGCAGGGATAGATTAAAAAAGAAGTATGGACTTTCTGATTATGATGTGGAAGTGCTTACAATGGACAAGAGGATTGCAGATTATTTTGAAGAGTGTTCAAAGTATTTTTCAAATTGTAAAATGATTGCAAACTGGATAACAGGCGATATTTTAGCAGTTCTTAAGGATAAAAAGATCAATATTAATAATCTTAATGTGTCTCCAGAACAATTAGGGGAACTGCTTAGTTTGATTGAGAATGGGACAGTAAGCGGGAAGATTGCTAAGGATGTATTTCAGGATATGGTATGTACTGGAAAGGATGCAAAACAGATTGTATCAGAAAAAGACCTTGTTCAGCTTTCAGATGAGGGAGAACTGGTTTCGATAATTGATAAGATTGTTCAGCAAAATCCAAAGCCAGTTGATGATTTTAGATCTGGCAAGCAGAATGCATTGGCTTTTCTTGTAGGTCAAATTATGAGAGAGACAAAGGGCAAAGCAAATCCTCAGCTTGTAAATAGGATCTTAAAATCAAAATTGTCCTGA
- a CDS encoding substrate-binding domain-containing protein, which yields MKINKNSPLPRYYQLMSIIKRRASRLKAGDRIDTVQELCSKYKLSKSTVEKAVSELVKQNILVSEVGRGTFVQSSTYTEKRSYNKNIALFLNSTYSSGSSKSGNMGFYGDLLEKLHESLNKENFNVKHYFLKDGNLSKLRLKNDDLKNMLGTIFVGTYSGDNKALFKTIPTVFVGCEINNRNTISIVSKNVSGGNEATRYLLKLGFRKIGFIGDNQPNYKLRYQGYCEALNSAKIPINDKIVWFDYNKANRDLGETPSIVDALFCCADWITLRVVNSLHKNGIDIPKDISIVSYDDTDILTHIEPLITSISIDRAEMATKAIDALQMMIKNGKNTGKVMEVSTKLVVRDSTSNFAKEVSEKC from the coding sequence ATGAAAATTAATAAAAACAGCCCCCTGCCGCGATACTATCAACTGATGTCTATTATCAAACGCCGGGCTTCCAGGTTAAAAGCAGGCGATAGGATAGATACAGTACAAGAATTATGTTCTAAATATAAACTGAGTAAATCTACTGTTGAAAAGGCAGTCTCTGAACTTGTAAAACAAAATATATTGGTTAGCGAAGTGGGTAGAGGGACATTTGTTCAATCTTCAACATATACGGAGAAGCGGTCTTATAATAAAAATATAGCGTTATTCTTAAACAGCACGTACTCTTCGGGTTCAAGCAAGAGCGGGAATATGGGCTTCTATGGAGATTTGCTGGAGAAACTTCATGAGTCTTTAAATAAAGAAAACTTTAATGTAAAACATTATTTTTTAAAAGATGGAAATCTCTCTAAATTAAGATTGAAAAATGATGATCTTAAGAACATGCTTGGGACGATTTTTGTTGGAACATATTCTGGTGATAACAAAGCTCTATTTAAAACTATACCAACTGTATTTGTTGGCTGTGAGATAAATAATAGAAATACAATATCGATAGTTAGCAAAAATGTCTCAGGTGGAAATGAAGCGACAAGATATCTTCTTAAATTGGGATTTAGAAAAATTGGATTTATAGGAGATAACCAACCAAATTATAAATTAAGGTATCAAGGATATTGTGAAGCATTAAATTCTGCAAAAATACCGATTAATGACAAAATCGTATGGTTTGATTATAATAAAGCAAACAGAGACTTAGGAGAAACTCCGTCTATTGTTGATGCTTTATTTTGTTGTGCAGACTGGATTACTCTGAGAGTTGTAAATTCGCTGCATAAAAACGGAATCGACATTCCGAAAGATATAAGTATAGTATCATATGATGATACGGATATATTAACACATATTGAACCTTTGATTACTAGCATTTCTATAGACAGAGCTGAAATGGCAACAAAGGCAATTGATGCTTTACAAATGATGATTAAAAATGGTAAAAATACTGGTAAAGTCATGGAAGTTTCAACAAAACTGGTTGTAAGAGATTCAACTTCTAATTTTGCGAAGGAGGTGAGTGAAAAATGTTAG
- a CDS encoding type II toxin-antitoxin system HicA family toxin, producing MSPRLPSLNARQIIKILRNHGFVLARQSGSHAIFRHSDGRRTTIPVHGKKDIGRGLLRQIMRDTEISLDDLLK from the coding sequence ATGAGTCCTCGGCTACCTTCCCTGAATGCTCGTCAAATCATTAAAATCTTAAGAAACCATGGATTTGTCCTAGCTCGCCAAAGTGGTAGCCACGCAATTTTTCGCCATTCAGATGGACGAAGGACAACTATTCCTGTCCACGGCAAGAAAGATATTGGTCGTGGACTTCTCCGTCAGATTATGCGGGATACAGAAATTTCTCTAGATGACTTGTTAAAATAG